From Streptosporangium album, the proteins below share one genomic window:
- a CDS encoding RNA polymerase sigma factor, which translates to MTGDLNVRLAKGEDAALADCFREHGSLVRSYLRRFVPPQEIEDLQQIVFAEVWRCCHRFDPGRSLPAWLIGIAHHRAVDHLRVRTLQTVPLDVVADPVGVDGRSHGDGLADRDEVQRALAELPAPQRQAIELAYYGELPQREIAEQLSVPLGTVKARTARGLHRLSDILMTGRPLGRHPRSASSTRARISPSQ; encoded by the coding sequence ATGACAGGCGACTTGAACGTCCGGCTCGCCAAGGGCGAGGACGCGGCTCTGGCCGACTGCTTCCGTGAGCACGGATCACTGGTCCGCTCCTACCTGCGACGGTTCGTCCCTCCCCAGGAGATCGAAGACCTGCAGCAGATCGTGTTCGCCGAGGTGTGGCGGTGTTGTCACCGTTTCGACCCGGGCCGAAGCCTCCCGGCATGGCTGATCGGCATCGCGCACCACCGGGCGGTGGACCACCTACGGGTGCGGACGCTCCAGACGGTGCCCCTGGACGTGGTGGCCGACCCCGTCGGCGTGGACGGCCGGAGCCACGGGGACGGCCTGGCCGATCGCGACGAGGTCCAGCGGGCGCTGGCGGAGCTTCCCGCCCCGCAGCGCCAGGCCATCGAACTGGCCTACTACGGCGAGCTGCCCCAGCGTGAGATCGCCGAGCAGCTCAGTGTGCCCCTGGGCACGGTCAAGGCCCGTACGGCACGCGGCCTGCACCGCCTGTCGGACATCCTCATGACGGGAAGGCCCCTTGGCCGACACCCTCGATCAGCCTCCTCAACCCGTGCACGCATCAGTCCTTCGCAATGA
- the murJ gene encoding murein biosynthesis integral membrane protein MurJ — protein MRCGATWLLDAYTAANVTPNAIYELVTGGALAGVMVPLLVRVAADSDIDSDLFTRRLQLPYAVIAVTVITGVLPRMSRSAADHDLARITADLSQSLRLTGVVLVPVAAGLIVLGPQLATVLFAHGNASPAAAQLTGSVLAAYGFALVPFAAYQVMLRVFYALGDPRTPALLSVGVSAVTIVTCLAVTRLTSGPDLVIALAACSAIAYTAGLLVTAQVLRRRIGRVDGHRLLSTHTRMLIAATLAGLAAAGTVGALSAAAGTDWAGSLVTVCAATLAGGGLYALAARGLRITEFTSLTAALRIGNT, from the coding sequence ATGCGCTGCGGGGCTACCTGGCTGCTGGACGCCTACACGGCGGCGAACGTCACCCCCAATGCCATCTACGAACTGGTGACAGGCGGCGCGCTGGCCGGCGTGATGGTCCCGTTGCTGGTCAGAGTGGCCGCCGATAGCGACATCGACAGTGATCTGTTCACCCGGCGGCTCCAACTGCCCTACGCCGTTATCGCGGTGACGGTCATCACCGGGGTGCTGCCCAGGATGAGCAGGTCCGCGGCCGACCATGATCTCGCCCGGATCACCGCCGATCTGTCCCAGAGTCTCCGGCTGACCGGCGTCGTGCTGGTGCCGGTGGCCGCCGGGCTCATCGTGCTCGGCCCGCAACTCGCAACCGTGCTGTTCGCCCATGGCAATGCCTCACCCGCCGCGGCCCAGCTGACCGGCTCCGTGCTCGCCGCCTACGGATTCGCGCTGGTCCCCTTTGCCGCCTACCAGGTCATGTTGCGAGTTTTCTACGCCCTCGGCGACCCCCGCACTCCGGCGCTGCTCAGCGTCGGGGTCTCGGCCGTCACGATAGTCACCTGCCTGGCCGTTACCCGGCTCACATCGGGGCCGGACCTGGTCATCGCGCTCGCCGCGTGCTCCGCCATCGCCTATACCGCCGGACTTCTCGTCACCGCCCAGGTGCTCCGTCGCCGGATCGGCCGGGTCGACGGACATCGGCTCCTCAGCACGCACACCCGGATGCTGATCGCCGCGACTCTCGCCGGGCTCGCCGCCGCCGGTACGGTAGGCGCCCTCAGCGCGGCCGCCGGGACGGACTGGGCAGGCTCACTCGTCACCGTCTGCGCTGCGACCCTCGCTGGAGGGGGGCTCTACGCACTCGCCGCACGCGGGCTCCGCATCACCGAGTTCACGTCACTGACCGCAGCCTTGCGGATCGGCAACACCTGA
- the treY gene encoding malto-oligosyltrehalose synthase, with product MSEPFTVPYTVPISTYRVQLTPDFGFAEVAALAPYLRDLGVSHVYLSPILQAEPESRHGYDVTDHSRIRAEFGGIEGLRALSATLSEHGLGVIADIVPNHMTVPVPESGNAALWSVLKDGQASPYASWFDIDWTGGKVNMPVIGDDTEPVADGDVLRYHDHAFPFPDTHYRLVDWRQGPGYRRFFDVSSLIGLRVEDPEVFDATHEVILGLVEEGVVDGLRVDHPDGLAEPRGYLSRLRAVSGVWTVAEKILIGSERLPADWDCDGTTGYEVLNRITRLFVDPAGSKPLVELFVTHTGMPHDYATVVRRSKREVIDLFFAAEVDRLHAAVGGDRETLVELLIAMPVYRAYVVPGEPVPEVSASIVEAAGQVAAARLPEGAPVAETVDRVLRGPADAVVRFQQLCGPVMAKGVEDTALYRWYPLACLNEVGGEPGHFGGTVDEFHAFAREMSPTTMTTLSTHDTKRSEDVRARLAVLSELPEEWAAAVGEWSAKVSFDPALDYLAWQNLMAAWPIGPDRFFGYLFKAAREAKTSISWAAPDPAYEVGLRGFVTRAIDECGASVAEFAAGIEPYARSNSLGQKLVQLMLPGVPDLYWGNEITDFSLVDPDNRRPVDFPLRRQLFAGEGGFPWDEAKLAVTTQALNLRRRLDPASPYVPLEAGEHVVAFARGERAVAVATRLPVGLARRGGWGSEAIMLPHGTWHDLLTGVEYTGRIPLAHLLSTYPVALLEGE from the coding sequence GTGTCTGAACCGTTCACGGTGCCGTACACGGTGCCGATCTCGACCTACCGGGTCCAGCTGACCCCCGACTTCGGGTTCGCCGAGGTGGCCGCGCTCGCCCCCTACCTGCGGGATCTGGGGGTCAGCCACGTCTACCTGTCGCCGATCCTGCAGGCCGAGCCGGAGTCGCGGCACGGCTACGACGTGACCGACCACTCCCGGATCCGGGCGGAGTTCGGCGGGATCGAGGGCCTGCGGGCGCTCTCGGCGACGCTGTCCGAGCACGGGCTGGGCGTCATCGCCGACATCGTGCCCAACCACATGACGGTCCCGGTGCCCGAGTCGGGCAACGCCGCGCTGTGGTCGGTGCTCAAGGACGGGCAGGCGTCGCCGTACGCGTCGTGGTTCGACATCGACTGGACCGGCGGCAAGGTGAACATGCCGGTGATCGGCGACGACACCGAGCCGGTGGCCGACGGTGACGTGCTGCGCTACCACGACCACGCGTTCCCCTTCCCCGACACCCACTACCGGCTGGTCGACTGGCGTCAGGGTCCCGGCTACCGGCGTTTCTTCGACGTGTCCTCGCTGATCGGGCTGCGCGTGGAGGACCCGGAGGTGTTCGACGCCACCCACGAGGTCATCCTGGGGCTGGTCGAGGAGGGGGTCGTCGACGGCCTGCGGGTGGACCACCCCGACGGGCTGGCCGAGCCCCGCGGCTACCTGTCCCGGCTCCGTGCGGTCTCGGGCGTGTGGACCGTGGCGGAGAAGATCCTGATCGGCTCCGAAAGGCTGCCCGCCGACTGGGACTGCGACGGCACCACCGGCTACGAGGTGCTCAACCGGATCACCAGGCTGTTCGTGGACCCCGCCGGGAGCAAGCCGCTGGTGGAGCTGTTCGTCACCCACACCGGGATGCCGCACGACTACGCCACGGTCGTCCGGCGGTCCAAGCGGGAGGTCATCGACCTGTTCTTCGCCGCCGAGGTCGACCGGCTGCACGCCGCGGTCGGCGGTGACCGCGAGACACTGGTGGAGCTGCTCATCGCGATGCCGGTCTACCGTGCCTACGTGGTGCCGGGAGAGCCGGTGCCCGAGGTGTCGGCCTCGATCGTCGAGGCGGCCGGGCAGGTCGCCGCCGCCCGGCTGCCCGAGGGCGCCCCGGTCGCGGAGACCGTCGACCGGGTGCTGCGCGGCCCGGCCGACGCGGTCGTCCGCTTCCAGCAGCTCTGCGGGCCGGTGATGGCCAAGGGGGTGGAGGACACCGCCCTCTACCGGTGGTACCCGCTGGCGTGCCTGAACGAGGTGGGCGGGGAGCCCGGCCACTTCGGCGGGACCGTCGACGAGTTCCACGCGTTCGCCCGGGAGATGTCGCCGACCACGATGACGACCCTGTCCACGCACGACACCAAACGCTCCGAGGATGTGCGCGCCCGGCTCGCCGTGCTGTCGGAGCTGCCGGAGGAGTGGGCCGCGGCGGTCGGGGAGTGGTCCGCCAAGGTCTCCTTCGATCCGGCACTCGACTACCTGGCCTGGCAGAACCTGATGGCCGCCTGGCCGATCGGCCCCGACAGGTTCTTCGGCTACCTGTTCAAGGCGGCCCGCGAGGCCAAGACCTCGATCTCCTGGGCCGCTCCCGACCCCGCCTATGAGGTGGGTCTGCGCGGCTTCGTCACCCGGGCGATCGACGAGTGCGGCGCCTCGGTGGCGGAGTTCGCCGCCGGGATCGAGCCGTACGCCCGCTCCAACTCGCTGGGCCAGAAGCTCGTCCAGCTCATGCTGCCGGGCGTGCCCGACCTCTACTGGGGCAACGAGATCACCGACTTCTCCCTCGTGGACCCGGACAACCGCCGGCCGGTGGACTTCCCGCTGCGCCGGCAGCTGTTCGCCGGGGAGGGCGGTTTCCCCTGGGACGAGGCCAAGCTGGCCGTCACCACCCAGGCGCTGAACCTGCGGCGGCGGCTGGATCCGGCGTCGCCGTACGTCCCGCTGGAGGCGGGTGAGCACGTGGTCGCCTTCGCCCGCGGGGAGCGGGCGGTGGCGGTGGCCACCCGGCTGCCCGTCGGGCTGGCGCGGCGCGGCGGCTGGGGGAGCGAGGCGATCATGCTGCCGCACGGCACATGGCACGACCTGCTGACCGGCGTCGAGTACACCGGTCGCATCCCGCTGGCCCACCTGTTGTCCACCTACCCTGTCGCGCTCCTGGAAGGTGAGTAG
- a CDS encoding beta-ketoacyl-[acyl-carrier-protein] synthase family protein yields MVADRTDAVVTGLGATTPLGGDVASTWAALLAGRSGIGPIEEEWAADLPVRIAGRLQVEPAEVLGRVKARRLDRCQQIALIAAHEAWADAGTPETEPERLAVVIGTGVGGVLSTLAQNDVLEASGARKVSPYTVPMLMPNGPAAVVSIEFGARGGAHTPVSACASGAEAIAMGLDLIRLGRADVVIAGGAEACVHPLTLAGFAQARALSTRNDAPQEASRPFDTARDGFVLGEGAALVVLERADFAAARGARVHATLAGAGITSDAHHITGGHTDGQVRALRMALVSAGLDALDVEHVHAHATSTPAGDLTEACSIAEAIGTHPAVTATKSMTGHLCGAAGSLGAISAILAIRDGVIPATRNLDDLDPEVKLDIVTGRPRRGRLTTALTNSFGFGGHNASLVFTSAP; encoded by the coding sequence ATGGTGGCCGATAGAACTGATGCGGTGGTCACGGGACTGGGCGCCACGACACCGTTGGGCGGTGATGTGGCCTCCACATGGGCCGCCCTGCTGGCCGGGCGGTCCGGGATCGGCCCCATCGAGGAAGAGTGGGCGGCCGACCTGCCGGTGCGGATCGCGGGCCGGCTACAGGTGGAGCCCGCTGAGGTGCTCGGCCGGGTGAAGGCCCGACGGCTGGACCGCTGCCAGCAGATCGCCCTGATCGCGGCACACGAGGCATGGGCCGACGCCGGAACCCCGGAGACGGAACCCGAGCGGCTGGCGGTGGTCATCGGCACCGGGGTCGGCGGGGTGCTGAGCACTCTGGCTCAGAATGACGTCCTGGAGGCCTCCGGGGCGCGGAAGGTCTCGCCGTACACCGTTCCGATGCTGATGCCCAACGGGCCCGCCGCCGTGGTCAGCATCGAGTTCGGCGCCCGCGGTGGCGCCCACACTCCGGTGAGCGCCTGCGCCTCGGGGGCCGAGGCTATCGCGATGGGCCTGGACCTCATCCGTCTCGGCCGGGCCGACGTCGTCATCGCGGGCGGCGCCGAGGCGTGCGTCCACCCGCTCACCCTCGCCGGCTTCGCCCAGGCCAGGGCACTCTCCACCCGCAACGACGCGCCGCAGGAGGCCTCTCGGCCCTTCGACACGGCGCGGGACGGGTTCGTCCTCGGTGAGGGAGCCGCTCTGGTCGTCCTGGAGCGTGCCGACTTCGCAGCGGCCCGTGGTGCCCGTGTCCACGCGACGCTGGCCGGTGCGGGCATCACGTCCGACGCCCATCACATCACCGGGGGTCACACGGACGGGCAGGTGCGCGCCCTGCGAATGGCGCTGGTCTCCGCCGGCCTGGACGCGCTCGACGTCGAGCACGTGCACGCCCACGCCACCTCCACCCCGGCCGGGGACCTGACCGAGGCATGCTCGATCGCCGAGGCGATCGGAACGCATCCGGCCGTCACCGCGACCAAGTCGATGACCGGCCACCTGTGCGGCGCAGCCGGGTCACTGGGGGCGATCTCCGCGATTCTCGCGATCCGCGACGGAGTCATCCCTGCCACCCGCAACCTGGACGACCTCGACCCGGAGGTCAAACTCGACATCGTCACCGGCCGGCCGCGGCGCGGCCGGCTGACGACGGCGCTGACCAACTCGTTCGGATTCGGCGGCCACAACGCCTCTCTGGTCTTCACCTCCGCTCCCTGA
- the glgX gene encoding glycogen debranching protein GlgX, producing the protein MIEIWPGDPYPLGATYDGAGTNFALFTEAAERVELCLFDEDNQETRVPFTECEGYVWHGYLPRVGPGQRYGYRVHGPYDPERGLRCNPAKLLLDPYAKAVEGDVKWDEAVYGYRFGEPDSRNDADSADFVPRSIVINPFFGWGHDRPPATPYHNTVIYEAHVKGLTVNHPKIPERIRGTYAALGHPEIIDHLTALGVTAVELMPVHQFVTDHVLAERGLTNYWGYNSIGFFAPHNAYSSTGQRGGQVLEFKAMVKALHEANIEVILDVVYNHTAEGNHLGPTLSMRGIDNPNYYRLVDSDKRYHMDTTGTGNSLFMRSPHVLQMIMDSLRYWVIEMHVDGFRFDLAATLARELHEVDRLSAFFDLVQQDPVLSQVKLIAEPWDVGPGGYQVGNFPARWTEWNGMYRDTIRDLWRGEPASLPEFASRLTGSSDLYQDDSRRPAASINFVTCHDGFSLQDLVSYNGKHNEANGEHNRDGTDDNRSWNCGAEGPASLAIESLREQQKRNFLTTLFLSQGVPMISHGDELGRTQQGNNNVYCQDNELSWVDWSDIRENWLLLEFTRRLAKLRADHPVFRRRRFFYGRPVRGSEDNLSDIAWLTPQGEKMTDADWNVGYAKSLAVFLNGDAITEPDRRGRQITDDSFLMLFNAHHDVIKFTIPKDYGDMWLTEIDTAMPITVDTRLCRAGEDVPVVGRSVRVLRRV; encoded by the coding sequence ATGATCGAGATTTGGCCGGGTGACCCCTACCCCCTTGGGGCCACCTATGACGGCGCGGGGACCAACTTCGCGCTCTTTACCGAGGCCGCGGAGCGGGTCGAGCTGTGCCTGTTCGACGAGGACAACCAGGAGACCAGGGTCCCGTTCACCGAGTGCGAGGGCTACGTATGGCACGGTTACCTGCCGCGCGTCGGTCCCGGGCAACGGTACGGCTACCGCGTGCACGGTCCGTACGACCCGGAGCGCGGGCTCCGGTGCAACCCCGCCAAGCTTCTGCTCGACCCGTACGCCAAGGCGGTGGAGGGGGACGTGAAGTGGGACGAGGCGGTGTACGGTTACCGTTTCGGGGAGCCGGACAGCCGTAACGACGCCGACTCGGCCGACTTCGTCCCCCGCTCCATCGTGATCAATCCCTTCTTCGGGTGGGGACACGACCGGCCGCCGGCCACGCCGTACCACAACACGGTGATCTACGAGGCACACGTCAAGGGCCTGACCGTCAACCATCCGAAGATCCCTGAGCGGATCCGCGGGACCTACGCCGCACTCGGCCATCCGGAGATCATCGATCATCTGACCGCGCTCGGGGTGACGGCGGTCGAGCTCATGCCGGTCCACCAGTTCGTCACCGACCACGTCCTGGCCGAGCGGGGGCTGACCAACTACTGGGGTTACAACAGCATCGGGTTCTTCGCCCCGCACAACGCCTATTCGAGCACCGGCCAGCGCGGTGGGCAGGTGCTGGAGTTCAAGGCCATGGTGAAGGCGCTGCACGAGGCGAACATCGAGGTCATCCTCGATGTGGTCTACAACCACACGGCAGAGGGCAACCACCTGGGTCCGACGCTGAGCATGCGCGGGATCGACAACCCCAACTACTACCGGCTGGTCGACAGCGACAAGCGCTACCACATGGACACCACCGGGACCGGCAACAGCCTGTTCATGCGCTCCCCGCACGTACTCCAGATGATCATGGACTCGCTCCGCTACTGGGTCATCGAGATGCACGTGGACGGGTTCCGGTTCGACCTGGCGGCGACGCTCGCACGGGAACTGCACGAGGTGGACCGGCTGAGCGCCTTCTTCGACCTGGTCCAGCAGGACCCCGTGCTGTCGCAGGTCAAGCTGATCGCCGAGCCGTGGGACGTCGGTCCGGGAGGCTACCAGGTGGGCAACTTCCCCGCCCGGTGGACCGAGTGGAACGGCATGTACCGCGACACCATCCGCGACCTGTGGCGCGGTGAGCCCGCCTCCCTCCCCGAGTTCGCCTCGCGGCTGACCGGCTCCAGCGACCTCTACCAGGACGACAGCCGCCGCCCCGCCGCCTCGATCAACTTCGTCACCTGCCACGACGGGTTCTCCCTGCAGGACCTCGTCTCCTACAACGGCAAGCACAACGAGGCCAACGGCGAACACAACCGGGACGGCACCGACGACAACCGGTCCTGGAACTGCGGCGCGGAGGGACCGGCCTCGCTCGCGATCGAGTCGTTGCGCGAGCAGCAGAAGCGCAACTTCCTGACCACGCTGTTCCTGTCCCAGGGCGTGCCGATGATCTCTCACGGCGACGAGCTGGGGCGCACCCAGCAGGGCAACAACAACGTCTACTGCCAGGACAACGAGCTGAGCTGGGTGGACTGGTCCGACATCCGGGAGAACTGGCTGCTGCTGGAGTTCACCCGGCGGCTGGCCAAGCTCCGCGCCGACCATCCGGTCTTCCGGCGGCGGCGGTTCTTCTACGGCAGGCCGGTGCGGGGCTCGGAGGACAACCTCAGCGACATCGCCTGGCTCACCCCGCAGGGGGAGAAGATGACCGACGCCGACTGGAACGTGGGCTACGCCAAGTCGCTGGCGGTCTTCCTGAACGGCGACGCCATCACCGAGCCGGACCGGCGGGGGCGGCAGATCACCGACGACTCGTTCCTGATGCTGTTCAACGCCCACCACGACGTCATCAAATTCACGATTCCCAAGGACTACGGCGACATGTGGCTGACGGAGATCGACACGGCGATGCCGATCACAGTGGACACCCGGCTCTGCCGGGCGGGCGAGGACGTGCCGGTGGTCGGCAGGTCGGTGCGGGTGTTGCGGCGTGTCTGA
- a CDS encoding MerR family transcriptional regulator, which translates to MDEQGQVTTEEEPGYGIGAVARRLGVPAPTLRTWNLRYGIGPSRRSPGGHRRYDTGDLRRLEEMSRLIRTGVPAADAAREVLRSDAALAGDRVRDGQPAILLGDPGQAVLPGAAPVARREIPTVAMLGRATVALDSQTVSDWIGASLDRHGVLWTWESLIFPALEMICRRQAETGASVEIEHLFSERVLAALTRLVERPHRPVNERPVLLACAEEEQHSLPIYALAAELTVGHHVETRVLGARTPYPALADAMRRLGPAVVFVWSQQRATGDPTPLASLPLLRPASRVIVGGPGWLDGLPPSVSRVTSFREALTQVSAALR; encoded by the coding sequence ATGGACGAGCAGGGGCAGGTGACCACCGAGGAGGAGCCGGGTTACGGCATAGGAGCCGTCGCGCGGCGGCTCGGTGTGCCCGCTCCCACGCTGCGCACCTGGAATCTGCGCTACGGGATCGGGCCGAGCCGCCGCAGCCCGGGAGGGCACCGCCGCTACGACACGGGCGACCTGCGGCGTCTTGAGGAGATGAGCCGGCTCATCAGGACCGGGGTTCCGGCCGCCGACGCGGCGCGGGAGGTGTTGCGGTCCGACGCCGCGCTCGCAGGGGACCGCGTCCGGGACGGACAGCCCGCCATCCTGCTCGGCGACCCCGGCCAGGCCGTGCTCCCGGGCGCCGCACCGGTGGCGCGGCGCGAGATCCCGACCGTGGCGATGCTGGGGCGGGCGACGGTCGCCTTGGACAGCCAGACCGTGTCGGACTGGATCGGCGCGTCACTCGACAGGCACGGGGTCCTGTGGACCTGGGAGAGCCTGATCTTTCCGGCCCTTGAGATGATCTGCAGGCGCCAGGCCGAGACCGGCGCGAGCGTCGAGATCGAGCATCTGTTCTCCGAGCGGGTGCTGGCCGCGCTGACCCGGCTCGTCGAGCGCCCGCACCGGCCGGTCAACGAGCGACCGGTGCTGCTGGCCTGCGCCGAAGAGGAACAGCACAGCCTGCCGATCTACGCGCTGGCCGCCGAGCTGACCGTCGGGCACCATGTGGAGACCCGGGTGCTCGGCGCGCGGACCCCCTATCCCGCCCTGGCCGACGCGATGCGCCGCCTCGGCCCGGCGGTGGTGTTCGTCTGGTCCCAGCAGCGTGCGACCGGCGATCCCACGCCGTTGGCCTCGCTCCCGCTGCTCCGTCCCGCCAGCCGTGTCATCGTCGGCGGCCCGGGCTGGTTGGACGGGCTCCCGCCCTCGGTCTCACGCGTCACCTCCTTCCGCGAGGCCCTCACCCAGGTCAGCGCCGCGCTGCGCTGA
- the treZ gene encoding malto-oligosyltrehalose trehalohydrolase, which translates to MFEVWAPLATAVDVEIGEIRYPMDARMGGWWSAEVPGAGHGTDYRFRLDGGEPLPDPRTRWQPEGIFGPSRVYDHDRFEWNDELWRGRNLPGSVIYELHVGAFTPGGTFDSAAGKLDHLVSLGVDFVEVMPVPPVPGERNWGYDGVDLWAVTDNYGGPDALKRFVEACHLRGIGVILDVVYNHLGPSGNFLAPFGPYFHSSASSFWGQAVNLDGPGSDEVRRYFIGNALQWLRDYHIDGLRLDAVHALHDNRAVHLLEELAGEVDALSAAAGRPLTLIAESDLNDPRLMTPREAGGYGLAAAWNDDVHHALHVAVTGERHGYYDDFAGALPKVLASAYLHDGTYSAFRGRSHGRPACHVPGYRFVCSAQNHDQIGNRAEGDRMAPEALRLAAGLLLTSPFTPMLFMGEEWGARTPFLFFTDHVEPQLREGEGDRRRREFVGFGYDDWAEKAPDPGEELTFLRSKLDWSELDDEAHRAHLDWYRALIALRRAQPDLSDPRLDRVRVEHGETWLVIHRGALRVAANLSPIPLKIRLAPGRILLASDPGVHFGDVPVPPGAASPGDPSDFGEGLILPAHSLAVIRPDGSGL; encoded by the coding sequence GTGTTCGAGGTCTGGGCGCCGCTGGCGACCGCGGTCGACGTGGAGATCGGCGAGATCCGCTACCCGATGGACGCCCGGATGGGCGGCTGGTGGTCGGCGGAGGTGCCGGGAGCCGGTCACGGGACCGACTACCGGTTCCGGCTGGACGGCGGCGAGCCGCTGCCGGACCCCCGGACCCGGTGGCAGCCCGAGGGGATCTTCGGTCCGAGCCGGGTCTACGATCACGACCGGTTCGAGTGGAACGACGAGCTGTGGCGGGGACGGAACCTGCCCGGCTCGGTGATCTACGAGCTGCATGTCGGCGCCTTCACCCCCGGCGGGACCTTCGACTCGGCGGCCGGCAAGCTCGACCACCTCGTCTCGCTGGGCGTCGACTTCGTCGAGGTCATGCCGGTGCCGCCGGTCCCGGGGGAGCGCAACTGGGGCTACGACGGGGTCGACCTGTGGGCCGTCACCGACAACTACGGCGGCCCCGACGCGCTCAAGCGCTTCGTGGAGGCCTGCCACCTGCGGGGCATCGGCGTGATCCTCGACGTCGTCTACAACCACCTCGGACCGTCCGGCAACTTCCTGGCCCCGTTCGGCCCCTACTTCCACTCCAGCGCCTCCTCCTTCTGGGGCCAGGCGGTCAACCTGGACGGCCCCGGCTCCGACGAGGTGCGCCGTTACTTCATCGGCAACGCGCTGCAGTGGCTGCGTGACTACCACATCGACGGCCTGCGGCTGGACGCCGTGCACGCGCTGCACGACAACCGGGCCGTCCACCTGCTGGAGGAGCTCGCCGGTGAGGTGGACGCGCTGTCGGCGGCCGCGGGCAGGCCACTGACGCTCATCGCCGAGTCCGATCTCAACGACCCCCGGCTGATGACGCCGCGCGAGGCCGGTGGGTACGGCCTGGCCGCGGCCTGGAACGACGACGTCCACCATGCCCTGCACGTGGCGGTGACCGGTGAGCGGCACGGCTACTACGACGACTTCGCCGGCGCGCTGCCCAAGGTGCTCGCCTCGGCCTACCTCCACGACGGGACCTACTCGGCGTTCCGCGGCCGTTCCCACGGCCGTCCGGCCTGTCATGTGCCCGGCTACCGCTTCGTCTGCTCCGCGCAGAACCACGACCAGATCGGCAACCGGGCAGAGGGCGACCGGATGGCGCCGGAGGCGCTGCGGCTGGCCGCCGGGCTGCTGCTGACCTCGCCTTTCACCCCCATGCTGTTCATGGGCGAGGAGTGGGGCGCGCGTACGCCGTTCCTGTTCTTCACCGACCACGTCGAACCGCAACTCCGCGAGGGCGAGGGCGACCGGCGGCGGCGGGAGTTCGTCGGCTTCGGCTACGACGACTGGGCCGAGAAGGCGCCGGATCCGGGGGAGGAGCTGACCTTCCTGCGTTCCAAGCTCGACTGGAGCGAACTGGACGACGAGGCGCACCGGGCCCATCTCGACTGGTACCGGGCACTGATCGCGCTCCGTCGCGCGCAGCCGGATCTGTCGGACCCGAGGCTGGATCGGGTCCGGGTCGAGCACGGCGAGACCTGGCTGGTCATCCACCGGGGAGCGCTCCGCGTCGCGGCCAACCTCAGCCCGATCCCGCTGAAAATACGGCTCGCTCCCGGCCGCATCCTTCTCGCCTCCGACCCGGGTGTCCATTTCGGCGACGTTCCCGTCCCGCCCGGTGCGGCCTCACCGGGCGATCCGTCCGACTTCGGTGAGGGCCTGATCCTGCCCGCTCACTCCCTGGCGGTCATCAGGCCGGACGGGAGTGGGCTGTGA
- a CDS encoding VOC family protein, which produces MSTPLVVPFLRYQDAPAAIEWLGKVFGFQVALTVPGPRGGIGYARLALGDAVIMLASVRDGEPYLRSALDLPAVSQGVFVVVEDLDAHYEHAGAMGAEIVVEPEATPEGARAYLAFDLEGQLWAFGDGFAVNA; this is translated from the coding sequence ATGTCGACGCCCCTTGTGGTCCCGTTCCTTCGTTATCAGGATGCTCCGGCCGCCATCGAGTGGCTGGGCAAGGTCTTCGGCTTCCAGGTGGCGCTCACGGTCCCCGGGCCGAGAGGCGGCATCGGATATGCCCGGCTCGCGCTGGGAGACGCTGTGATCATGCTCGCCTCGGTCCGTGACGGCGAGCCGTACCTGCGCAGTGCCCTGGATCTACCGGCGGTCAGCCAGGGAGTGTTCGTCGTGGTGGAGGACCTGGACGCCCACTACGAGCACGCCGGCGCCATGGGCGCGGAGATCGTGGTGGAGCCCGAGGCCACCCCCGAGGGCGCCAGGGCCTATCTGGCTTTCGACCTGGAGGGTCAACTCTGGGCCTTCGGGGACGGCTTCGCGGTCAACGCCTGA